A genome region from Tolypothrix sp. PCC 7712 includes the following:
- a CDS encoding helix-turn-helix domain-containing protein, translated as MTAKKPLVINQPEVGKLIRELRILTGLTQEQFAASLGVTGWNYGQIRF; from the coding sequence ATGACGGCTAAAAAACCTTTGGTAATAAATCAACCAGAAGTTGGTAAGCTCATTCGTGAACTCCGTATCTTGACCGGACTAACACAAGAACAGTTTGCAGCATCTCTGGGCGTTACGGGATGGAATTATGGGCAGATTAGGTTCTGA